The following proteins are co-located in the Castanea sativa cultivar Marrone di Chiusa Pesio chromosome 8, ASM4071231v1 genome:
- the LOC142607989 gene encoding internal alternative NAD(P)H-ubiquinone oxidoreductase A1, mitochondrial-like, with translation MAWFRKLTQTQVSALKKQHHHHHINHPFSLLSYLSHSHYTTEAPPTQYAGLGPTRPEEKPRVVVLGTGWAGCRFMKGIDTNIYDVVCVSPRNHMVFTPLLASTCVGTLEFRSVAEPIGRIQPAISREPGSYFFLSNCTAIDIDNHMVHCQTVTDGVDTLDPWKFKISYDKLVIALGAQPSTFGIHGVEEHATFLREVYHAQEIRRKLLLNLMLSDMPGISEEEKRRLLHCVVVGGGPTGVEFSGELSDFITKDVHERYSHVKDYIRVTLIEANDILSSFDDRLRQYATKQLTKSGVQLVRGIVKDVKSQKLILNDGTEVPYGLLVWSTGVGPSSLVNSLTIPKSPGGRIGVDEWLRVPSVQDVFSIGDCSGFLESTGKPTLPALAQVAERQGKYLAILLNKIGEAGGGHANSSNGMELGQPFVYRHLGSMATIGRYKALVDLRQNKESKGLSLAGFTSWFIWRSAYLTRVISWRNRFYVAINWLTTMVFGRDISRI, from the exons ATGGCTTGGTTCAGAAAGCTAACCCAAACCCAAGTCTCGGCCCTCAAAAagcaacaccaccaccaccacattaaTCACCCATTTTCGCTACTGTCTTatctctcacactctcactaCACCACCGAAGCTCCGCCGACTCAGTACGCGGGGCTGGGCCCCACTCGGCCCGAAGAGAAGCCACGGGTGGTGGTTCTGGGCACCGGCTGGGCCGGGTGTAGGTTCATGAAAGGTATAGACACCAACATCTACGACGTCGTTTGCGTGTCACCGAGGAACCACATGGTCTTCACGCCACTCTTGGCCTCCACCTGCGTCGGAACCCTCGAGTTCAGGTCCGTCGCCGAACCCATTGGTCGGATCCAACCCGCCATCTCTCGCGAACCGGGTTCCTACTTCTTCTTATCCAATTGTACGGCCATTGATATCGATAACCATATG GTGCACTGCCAGACTGTTACTGATGGAGTGGACACCTTGGATCCGTGGAAGTTTAAGATCTCATATGACAAGTTGGTAATTGCATTGGGGGCGCAGCCTTCAACTTTTGGAATCCATGGGGTGGAAGAGCATGCAACTTTTCTTCGGGAAGTTTACCATGCCCAGGAAATTCGTAGGAAGCTGCTCCTAAACCTGATGCTGTCTGACATGCCTG GCATTtcagaagaagagaaaagaagactTCTACACTGTGTTGTAGTAGGGGGTGGTCCCACAGGAGTTGAATTCAGTGGTGAACTTAGTGATTTTATCACGAAAGATGTCCATGAAAGATATTCGCACGTGAAGGACTACATCCGCGTTACTTTGATTGAG GCAAACGACATATTATCATCCTTTGATGATCGCCTCCGGCAGTATGCTACCAAGCAGTTAACTAAG TCAGGAGTTCAGCTTGTCCGTGGGATTGTCAAAGATGTTAAATCTCAGAAGTTAATTCTTAATGATGGCACAGAGGTTCCATATGGGCTGCTAGTATGGTCTACGGGTGTTGGTCCCTCTTCACTTGTTAACTCTCTAACAATTCCAAAATCTCCAGGTGGAAG GATTGGTGTTGATGAGTGGCTACGCGTTCCTTCTGTGCAGGATGTGTTCTCAATTGGTGATTGCAGTGGATTTCTTGAAAGTACTGGAAAACCAACCCTTCCTGCTTTGGCCCAG GTTGCAGAGCGGCAAGGGAAGTATCTagcaattttattaaacaaaattgGTGAAGCTGGTGGAGGGCATGCAAATAGTTCCAATGGCATGGAACTTGGACAGCCGTTTGTTTACAGGCATCTAGGGAGCATGGCTACCATCGGCAGATACAAGGCTCTTGTGGATCTTAGGCAGAACAAG GAGTCAAAAGGATTATCTCTGGCAGGATTTACCAGTTGGTTTATTTGGCGCTCGGCATATCTGACACGTGTTATTAGCTGGAGGAACAGATTTTATGTGGCCATCAACTGGCTTACAACTATGGTGTTTGGGCGTGATATTAGcagaatctag
- the LOC142607697 gene encoding selT-like protein, protein MDRAQLVLLGLPLFLLFSDIVSLFTPSPPKPNPHSHHHHHQQPPPPTITKDNLDFPSQTQPTGVGGIGIGNTVNINFCASCSYRGTAVTMNKMLETAFPGIDVRLSNYPPSLPKRLLGKLVPAVQIGVVAIVVAGEQIFPMLGFMAPPPWYYSLRANRFGTIASCWLLGNVAQSFLQSSGAFEVYLNDELVFSKLQEGRFPGEIELKDLIGKRLANSGVVDGLGNVVIVHKPNIEGSQSM, encoded by the exons ATGGATCGGGCACAGTTGGTTCTGCTAGGGCTACCACTCTTCCTCCTTTTCTCTGATATCGTAAGCCTCTTCACTCCATCACCACCTAAACCAAACCCTCactcccaccaccaccaccatcaacaaccaccaccacctacAATTACCAAAGATAACCTCGACTTTCCCTCACAGacacag CCAACCGGTGTTGGAGGAATCGGTATTGGCAACACAGTCAATATCAATTTCTGCGCTTCTTGCTCTTACAG AGGGACTGCAGTGACCATGAATAAGATGTTGGAGACTGCTTTTCCTGGAATTGATGTTAGACTTTCAAATTATCCACCAAGCTTGCCAAAGCGTCTACTGGGAAAATTGGTTCCAGCAGTGCAGATTGGGGTTGTTGCAATTGTAGTGGCTGGTGAACAAATTTTTCCGATGCTTGGATTTATGGCACCACCTCCTTGGTATTATTCTTTGCGTGCAAATAGATTCGGGACCATTGCCAGCTGCTGGCTTCTTGGCAATGTAGCACAGTCCTTCCTACAAAGTTCTGGGGCATTTGAAGTTTACCTCAATGATGAATTG GTTTTCTCTAAACTACAGGAGGGAAGGTTTCCTGgtgaaattgaattgaaagatCTCATTGGTAAAAGGTTGGCCAACTCTGGAGTTGTAGATGGTCTGGGAAATGTGGTCATAGTTCACAAGCCAAATATAGAGGGTTCTCAATCAATGTGA
- the LOC142605975 gene encoding uncharacterized protein LOC142605975 yields the protein MSMDVVVERAKCEELEKVVIDDDEEKFFQMGVQLPPREKEELVAFLRKNVDVFAWSAYEAPGVDPNFICHHLKINPSITPKKQPPRCSSKEHSNAIKEEVIKLKLAGVIKEVFYPEWLANTVVVKNKNGKLRICVNFIDLNKTCPKDPFPIPQID from the coding sequence ATGTCTATGGATGTGGTAGTAGAAAGGGCAAAGTGTGAAGAGTTGGAAAAAGTTGtcattgatgatgatgaggagaaGTTTTTCCAAATGGGAGTTCAGTTACCTCCTCGAGAGAAGGAAGAGCTGGTTGCTTTCCTTAGGAAGAATGTTGACGTATTCGCATGGAGTGCTTATGAAGCTCCTGGGGTGGATCCAAATTTTATCTGTCATCACCTAAAAATTAATCCATCTATTACTCCTAAGAAGCAACCACCTCGGTgctcttccaaagaacattcaaacGCTATTAAGGAGGAGGTGATCAAACTTAAGCTAGCCGGAGTAataaaagaagtgttttatcctgaatggttggccAATACCGTGGTGGTAAAGAATAAGAATGGGAAGTTGAGGATATGTGTGAACTTCATAGATCTAAACAAAACTTGCCCAAAAGACCCCTTCCCGATACCTCAGATAGACTAG